A genome region from Blautia coccoides includes the following:
- a CDS encoding ATP-binding cassette domain-containing protein, whose amino-acid sequence MKTPLLSVKNLDVWYDNKKMVLSHFDIELDSHEVVGLIGLNGAGKTTFLKTLSGLIPTFRADSIRFLGHPAKLRDKDFKTCRYTVFSEDNSFQYFTFQEYLTYVFAAYGKTLPDVSQLVHGFHFEEFTNVLLKDLSAGSRKKVFLITAFALKPELLLLDEPVNGLDFQSTEYLYRQMACYKEYGTVLFSSHILESITLTSDKVLVLEDGAVRNIFKGGEINAADIREALRYEYDV is encoded by the coding sequence ATGAAAACTCCTCTTTTGTCAGTCAAAAATTTAGATGTCTGGTACGACAACAAAAAAATGGTATTGTCTCATTTTGATATAGAACTGGACAGCCATGAAGTGGTGGGATTGATCGGGCTGAATGGGGCGGGAAAAACCACATTCTTAAAAACATTATCCGGTCTGATCCCAACCTTCCGGGCGGATAGTATCCGGTTTTTGGGTCATCCCGCAAAACTTCGTGACAAGGATTTTAAGACCTGCCGTTATACTGTATTTTCTGAGGACAATTCCTTTCAGTATTTCACATTTCAGGAGTATCTGACCTATGTCTTTGCGGCTTATGGAAAAACACTGCCAGATGTATCCCAACTCGTGCACGGGTTTCACTTTGAAGAATTCACTAATGTTCTGTTGAAAGACCTTTCAGCGGGCAGCCGAAAGAAGGTATTTCTGATCACTGCCTTTGCGTTAAAGCCGGAACTGCTTTTGTTGGATGAACCGGTTAATGGACTGGACTTTCAGAGTACAGAATATCTGTACCGGCAAATGGCCTGTTATAAGGAGTACGGCACGGTCCTGTTTTCTTCTCACATTCTGGAAAGTATCACTCTGACCTCTGACAAGGTTCTTGTTTTGGAAGATGGAGCAGTACGGAATATTTTCAAGGGCGGTGAGATCAATGCCGCTGACATTCGGGAGGCCCTGCGTTATGAATATGATGTTTAA
- a CDS encoding cobalamin B12-binding domain-containing protein: MNYQEELIKSMAQLDEENVLKYIQLMLTSGFSREAIRKYLTEGSEEVGYYFANGEYFIADLIVSGMIYQHALSLLTPPLESGDPKPIGRAVIGVVEGDIHDIGKDIVVSLLRSERFEVIDLGIDVRPQRFVYALRSYNPDIVLLSGLLASSSLSVARTMKELNADPCRKETRIFIGGQCASSQLCSQTGADGWAYDTIVTIDFCKKVIKEHHAKNK; the protein is encoded by the coding sequence ATGAATTACCAAGAAGAATTGATAAAATCTATGGCACAATTGGATGAAGAAAACGTTCTCAAGTATATACAACTGATGCTTACATCAGGTTTTTCCAGGGAGGCCATACGCAAATATCTTACGGAAGGCTCTGAAGAAGTGGGATATTATTTCGCAAATGGGGAATATTTTATCGCCGACCTGATCGTGTCGGGAATGATTTATCAACATGCTCTGTCTCTTTTGACTCCACCGTTGGAATCCGGAGACCCCAAGCCCATCGGAAGGGCTGTGATCGGTGTCGTGGAGGGCGATATCCACGATATTGGCAAGGATATTGTAGTCAGTCTGCTGCGCTCCGAACGTTTTGAAGTGATTGACCTTGGGATAGATGTAAGACCTCAGCGTTTTGTATATGCTCTGCGCAGCTATAATCCCGATATTGTTCTGCTCAGCGGCCTGCTTGCCTCCTCCTCTTTGTCTGTTGCAAGGACAATGAAAGAGCTGAATGCCGACCCATGCCGCAAAGAGACAAGAATTTTTATCGGCGGCCAATGCGCAAGCAGTCAGCTTTGTTCTCAGACTGGTGCGGATGGCTGGGCATATGATACCATCGTTACCATTGACTTTTGCAAGAAAGTGATAAAAGAACATCATGCCAAGAACAAGTAA
- a CDS encoding GntR family transcriptional regulator, with translation MPRTSKKKPLYTTIHGQLRSKIFNGSFLPGEMLPSESQLCMEFQASRETVRKGLKELESEGLIYSRAKIGYFVCTPRHSDFTVNFTEYIEGCTTQYKNIHGILPDERVQKALDIQPNQVVIEFEQLTINPEGVIIAYSKKYLPYEKAHPSVEGELNYAVFPEITMPKLDTFSLYTSIRISAVAADDTLAEIMQCSTGEPLLLVERFFIQQDEQLAGYALFYVKQPYGQLNGMSGYRL, from the coding sequence ATGCCAAGAACAAGTAAGAAGAAACCACTTTACACAACAATCCACGGACAGCTTCGTTCTAAGATTTTCAATGGGTCTTTTCTCCCGGGAGAAATGCTGCCCTCCGAAAGCCAGCTCTGTATGGAATTTCAGGCTAGCAGAGAGACGGTTAGAAAGGGTTTAAAAGAACTTGAGTCCGAGGGCTTGATTTACTCCCGGGCAAAAATCGGTTACTTTGTCTGTACTCCCCGTCATAGCGATTTTACAGTGAATTTTACGGAATATATAGAGGGGTGTACTACACAGTACAAAAATATTCACGGGATTCTTCCGGACGAACGTGTCCAGAAGGCTCTGGATATCCAGCCCAATCAGGTGGTCATTGAATTTGAGCAGCTCACGATCAACCCGGAGGGGGTTATCATTGCCTACAGTAAGAAGTATCTTCCCTATGAGAAAGCGCATCCGTCAGTGGAAGGGGAGTTGAATTATGCTGTATTTCCGGAGATTACCATGCCAAAACTGGATACTTTTTCACTATATACAAGTATCCGCATTTCGGCTGTTGCAGCGGATGATACGCTGGCTGAAATTATGCAGTGCAGCACGGGTGAGCCACTGCTTCTTGTGGAGCGCTTTTTCATCCAGCAGGATGAACAACTGGCCGGCTATGCTTTGTTCTATGTAAAACAGCCGTACGGGCAGTTAAACGGAATGTCCGGGTACCGTCTTTAA
- a CDS encoding PhoH family protein: MYLHTEQIDFDTMDQQQAVFGTQDEYIRNIEKALSVSIGLRDSKVEIKGEENVNVAANVVNSLMELHSRGEALNMDIVYRILEEAKDGDLDSTFKAMDNIVALTNKGVPIRCKTFGQKNYVKALQDNVVTICIGPAGTGKTFLAVAQAVKELKEGKIERIIMSRPAIEAGEERLGFLPGDLAQKVDPYLRPLYDALHDLLGAERADKYRERGDIEIAPLAYMRGRTLNRARVIIDESQNASLATLKMALTRLGEGSKMVLTGDVTQIDLPHAQDSGLEKCAQILGSIDGIAALRLTNRDVVRNRIVKDIVKAFEKAEADKRPSQAPRQSKLKRR, encoded by the coding sequence ATGTATTTGCATACAGAACAGATAGATTTTGACACCATGGACCAGCAACAGGCCGTTTTCGGAACGCAGGACGAGTACATCAGGAATATTGAAAAGGCCCTGTCTGTTTCTATAGGGTTACGTGATTCAAAGGTGGAGATCAAGGGAGAAGAGAATGTGAACGTGGCTGCCAATGTAGTCAATTCACTGATGGAACTTCACAGCCGCGGGGAAGCCCTGAACATGGATATTGTTTACAGAATACTTGAAGAGGCAAAAGACGGAGATTTGGACAGCACCTTTAAAGCCATGGACAATATTGTGGCTCTGACGAACAAGGGCGTCCCGATCCGGTGTAAAACCTTTGGCCAGAAAAACTATGTAAAAGCGCTGCAGGACAATGTGGTGACTATCTGCATCGGGCCTGCCGGAACCGGCAAGACATTTTTGGCAGTCGCACAGGCTGTAAAGGAACTGAAAGAGGGCAAGATCGAACGTATCATTATGAGTCGTCCGGCGATCGAAGCGGGAGAAGAACGGCTTGGATTCCTGCCGGGAGACCTGGCTCAGAAAGTGGATCCCTATCTGCGGCCTTTATATGACGCGCTTCATGATCTTCTGGGCGCAGAGAGAGCTGATAAGTACCGTGAACGGGGTGATATCGAAATTGCTCCACTGGCTTATATGCGCGGCCGTACCCTGAACAGGGCGCGGGTCATAATCGACGAAAGTCAAAATGCCAGTCTTGCAACCCTTAAGATGGCGCTGACCAGATTAGGAGAAGGTTCAAAAATGGTCTTGACCGGGGATGTGACCCAGATCGATCTGCCCCATGCCCAGGACTCAGGGCTTGAAAAATGTGCTCAGATTCTGGGTTCCATTGACGGCATCGCTGCCTTAAGACTGACCAACCGGGATGTTGTAAGGAACAGGATCGTGAAAGATATTGTCAAAGCCTTTGAAAAGGCGGAGGCGGATAAGCGGCCGAGTCAGGCGCCAAGGCAGTCAAAGTTAAAGAGAAGATAG
- the ybeY gene encoding rRNA maturation RNase YbeY: MTLNIDKEYPGDVEFDYETIARQVVEAALDSENCPYEAEVSLVLTTDEDIQRTNREFREIDRVTDVLSFPMLDYDTPGDFSFAEESGDAFHPETGELILGDIMIAVPRMLEQAKQFGHGSVREFAFLVAHSMLHLMGYDHMSEEEAAVMETKQEAILEGLGIRR; encoded by the coding sequence ATGACACTGAATATTGACAAGGAATATCCCGGTGATGTGGAGTTTGACTATGAAACCATTGCCCGGCAGGTTGTGGAAGCAGCTCTGGATTCCGAGAACTGCCCATATGAGGCTGAGGTGAGCCTGGTCCTCACAACGGATGAGGACATTCAAAGGACAAACCGGGAATTTCGGGAGATAGACCGAGTGACAGATGTGCTGTCTTTCCCTATGCTGGATTATGATACACCCGGAGATTTTTCCTTTGCGGAGGAATCCGGGGACGCCTTCCATCCTGAAACAGGGGAGCTGATTTTAGGGGATATCATGATCGCGGTACCCAGAATGCTGGAACAGGCCAAACAGTTTGGACACGGGTCTGTGCGTGAGTTTGCATTTCTGGTTGCCCACAGTATGCTGCATCTGATGGGGTATGACCATATGTCAGAAGAAGAGGCTGCTGTCATGGAAACAAAACAGGAAGCCATCCTTGAGGGGCTGGGAATCCGCAGATAA
- a CDS encoding DUF1638 domain-containing protein yields MSRMIVACKTLKNELNTAMAVCGCSYEIRWIESGLHNFPKKLHNTLQDILDQCVGCDEVLLVMGVCGNSVVGIRTHGFKLVIPRIDDCISLLLGSVTQRRHSSVSGSTYFMTEGWLEGERNIWKEYEYTVNKYGAELGQEIFDTMFQNYRNLALIDTGCYDMKKAIAETQEIAKKLNLTYIQIPGTIDYLIELLSLEWDPERFIIVEPHSSLEMSQCTCQ; encoded by the coding sequence ATGAGCAGAATGATTGTTGCCTGTAAAACACTGAAAAATGAATTGAACACAGCTATGGCCGTCTGCGGATGTTCCTATGAGATCCGGTGGATTGAATCAGGCCTCCATAATTTCCCTAAAAAACTGCATAACACCCTTCAGGATATCCTGGACCAGTGCGTCGGCTGTGATGAGGTCCTTCTTGTAATGGGAGTCTGCGGAAATTCTGTTGTGGGAATCCGAACACATGGTTTTAAACTGGTTATACCCCGCATTGATGACTGTATTTCACTCCTTCTGGGTTCCGTCACCCAGCGAAGGCACAGCTCTGTCAGCGGCAGCACCTATTTTATGACAGAGGGATGGCTTGAAGGTGAACGCAATATCTGGAAAGAGTACGAGTATACAGTCAATAAATATGGGGCGGAACTGGGCCAGGAAATATTTGATACTATGTTTCAGAATTACCGAAACCTAGCGCTTATAGATACCGGTTGTTATGATATGAAAAAGGCCATTGCCGAGACACAGGAGATAGCCAAAAAACTGAATCTTACTTATATTCAGATACCGGGTACCATAGACTATCTGATAGAACTGCTGTCTCTTGAATGGGATCCTGAGAGATTTATCATTGTTGAGCCTCATTCCTCTTTGGAAATGTCCCAATGTACTTGTCAGTAG
- a CDS encoding DUF3048 domain-containing protein: MRTKKYLTWLLVGAVCASTLLAGCGKKKEAEKKEIPQETVKEPEEKEEVKEIVLQPKEPETEQIPEGMMKSYLTGEYVSPAIGQRRPVAVMLNNIQAAVPQAGIANAGVVYEAPVEGGITRLMGIFEDYDNLEKIGSVRSCRDYYIFYAMEFEAIYAHFGQAAYALPYLELPEVNNLSGLSGYGAEVYYRTTDRVAPHNAYTSFAGLQKGMEINGYSQEYSADYKGHFQFAWVGKEAAPAGGTPATLIKPHYSVNDPWFDYNAEDKLYYRSQYGAPQIDELTGGQLAYKNVILQYCPWENYDENGYLNINVMAGGSGKYITEGQAIDITWKKDSEWEPTHYYDANGNEITLNPGKTWICIIQDTNADQVEIAGPEPAAPEASENPDAAENPEAVQQAEASGEITEDSGAADTSVQ, from the coding sequence ATGAGAACAAAAAAATATCTCACATGGCTGCTGGTTGGAGCTGTTTGTGCATCCACACTGCTTGCAGGATGCGGGAAAAAGAAAGAAGCTGAGAAAAAAGAGATTCCACAGGAGACTGTTAAGGAACCTGAGGAAAAAGAAGAGGTTAAGGAAATTGTACTGCAGCCCAAAGAGCCTGAGACAGAACAGATTCCCGAGGGTATGATGAAAAGCTATCTTACAGGTGAGTATGTCAGTCCCGCCATAGGCCAGAGAAGACCTGTGGCTGTTATGCTGAACAATATTCAGGCGGCTGTTCCCCAGGCGGGGATCGCCAATGCCGGCGTGGTGTATGAAGCCCCGGTGGAGGGAGGCATAACAAGGCTTATGGGCATTTTCGAGGATTACGACAATCTGGAGAAAATCGGTTCCGTAAGAAGCTGCAGGGATTATTATATTTTCTACGCAATGGAATTTGAAGCTATCTATGCCCATTTCGGGCAGGCTGCTTACGCCCTTCCTTATCTGGAACTTCCGGAAGTCAACAATCTGAGCGGACTTTCAGGCTACGGCGCAGAAGTTTACTACCGCACCACAGACCGCGTGGCACCTCACAATGCATACACCAGCTTTGCGGGACTGCAGAAAGGTATGGAAATCAATGGCTACAGCCAGGAGTATTCTGCTGATTACAAAGGTCATTTCCAGTTTGCGTGGGTGGGCAAAGAGGCAGCTCCCGCAGGCGGAACACCGGCAACACTGATAAAGCCCCACTATTCAGTAAATGATCCCTGGTTTGACTATAATGCGGAGGATAAGCTCTATTACCGCTCCCAGTACGGAGCGCCCCAGATCGACGAGCTGACCGGCGGCCAGCTGGCCTATAAAAATGTAATTCTCCAGTATTGCCCGTGGGAAAATTATGATGAAAACGGTTATCTGAATATCAATGTTATGGCCGGAGGCAGCGGAAAATATATTACAGAGGGCCAGGCCATTGACATTACCTGGAAAAAAGATTCCGAATGGGAGCCAACCCACTACTATGACGCAAACGGCAATGAGATCACCCTGAACCCCGGAAAAACCTGGATCTGCATCATTCAGGATACCAATGCGGATCAGGTGGAGATCGCAGGACCGGAACCAGCTGCTCCTGAAGCATCGGAAAACCCGGACGCAGCAGAAAATCCGGAAGCCGTCCAACAAGCGGAAGCATCGGGAGAGATAACGGAAGATTCCGGTGCGGCGGATACGTCAGTTCAATAG